The Sphingobium sp. BYY-5 genome contains a region encoding:
- a CDS encoding altronate dehydratase family protein, with product MTSSMTGPALPDAVQIAPEDQVAVALRALEAGETVQVGGMALRIAEPIGRGHKVALRAIAAGEPVNRYGWPIGTATQDIPAGHHVHSHNLVTNLKAEEPYDYAPLAPRVQPAPGEWRFEGYRRADGSVGTRNEIWVIPTVGCVARTAERVAQRAAGRHAGRVDDILAFPHPLGCSQLGDDLDGTARLLAALASSPNAGGVLLMGLGCEENQLGALVDRVPVARRDRIRTVGAQISADEYEAAAGAIDELVAIASRDQRETVDLSAMRIGLKCGGSDGLSGLTANPLIGRIADMVTAAGGQAILTEIPEIFGAERLLMQRASDHVVFEELVALVNRFKRYFIDHGEPISENPSPGNVAGGITTLEEKSLGAVQKGGHATLTDVLAYGERLRRPGLSLLEAPGNDAVSTTALAAAGATVTLFSTGRGTPLGSPVPTLKLATNHDLAARKPGWIDFDAAQVLDEGLDAAADALMARICAIASGEPARNESNGERDIAIWKRGVTL from the coding sequence ATGACAAGTTCGATGACAGGGCCGGCGCTGCCCGACGCCGTGCAGATCGCCCCGGAGGATCAGGTGGCGGTCGCCCTGCGCGCGCTGGAGGCAGGGGAGACGGTGCAGGTCGGCGGCATGGCGCTGCGCATCGCGGAACCGATCGGGCGTGGGCACAAGGTCGCGCTCCGGGCGATTGCGGCGGGTGAGCCGGTCAACCGCTATGGCTGGCCGATCGGCACCGCCACGCAGGACATCCCCGCCGGTCATCATGTCCACAGCCATAACCTCGTCACCAATCTCAAGGCCGAGGAGCCTTATGATTATGCGCCGCTTGCTCCGCGCGTGCAGCCTGCGCCGGGCGAATGGCGGTTCGAGGGATATCGCCGGGCCGACGGATCGGTCGGCACGCGCAACGAAATATGGGTGATCCCGACCGTCGGCTGCGTCGCCCGCACCGCCGAGCGGGTGGCGCAGCGCGCCGCCGGTCGCCATGCCGGCCGGGTCGATGATATCCTGGCCTTCCCGCACCCGCTGGGCTGTTCGCAGCTTGGCGACGATCTGGATGGCACGGCACGCCTGCTCGCCGCGCTGGCCAGCAGCCCCAATGCCGGTGGCGTGCTGCTGATGGGGCTGGGCTGCGAGGAGAATCAGCTCGGTGCGCTGGTGGATCGCGTGCCGGTGGCGCGGCGTGATCGCATCCGCACGGTCGGTGCGCAGATCAGCGCCGACGAATATGAAGCGGCGGCCGGGGCGATCGACGAGTTGGTGGCGATTGCGTCGCGCGACCAGCGCGAAACGGTGGATTTGAGCGCCATGCGGATCGGCCTCAAATGCGGGGGATCGGATGGGCTGTCCGGCCTGACCGCCAATCCGCTGATCGGCCGCATCGCGGACATGGTGACGGCGGCGGGCGGCCAGGCGATCCTGACCGAAATACCCGAAATTTTCGGCGCCGAACGGCTGCTGATGCAGCGGGCTTCGGACCATGTGGTGTTCGAGGAACTGGTCGCGCTGGTGAACCGCTTCAAACGCTATTTCATCGATCATGGCGAGCCGATCTCCGAAAATCCCAGCCCCGGCAATGTTGCGGGCGGCATCACCACGCTGGAGGAAAAGTCGCTGGGCGCGGTGCAGAAGGGCGGCCATGCGACCCTGACCGACGTGCTGGCCTATGGCGAGCGGCTGCGCCGTCCGGGCCTGTCGCTGCTGGAAGCGCCGGGCAATGATGCGGTGTCGACCACCGCACTCGCTGCCGCTGGTGCGACCGTCACCCTTTTCTCCACTGGCCGGGGCACCCCCCTTGGCAGCCCGGTGCCGACGCTCAAGCTGGCGACCAATCATGACCTGGCCGCGCGCAAGCCCGGATGGATCGACTTCGATGCGGCGCAGGTGCTGGACGAAGGTCTGGATGCGGCCGCCGACGCGCTGATGGCCCGTATCTGCGCCATCGCTTCGGGTGAACCGGCGCGCAACGAAAGCAATGGCGAGCGCGACATCGCTATCTGGAAGCGCGGCGTGACGCTCTGA
- a CDS encoding DUF4198 domain-containing protein has protein sequence MKPSRFRAAALLLTLTGATVAQAHMPYVLPTLFDVGKGDHITVQSAFAEDAFLPEVAMRDAPFHLVGPEGTDLPIGPVTHLRDLSIFEAAIPANGTYRVTTGQRAGRKGKMFRQGDTWQMRGEGGEPPANAEQVDVQSMTLAEAYVTRGQPTDTALKPLGKGLEIQAITHPNTIVAGSDARFALLFDGKPLPQADITLFRSAGLYDGRKVAAQVRSGADGRFSLKPEDAGTYLILVRHRGPAPAGAETPYRSYTYTLTFDAA, from the coding sequence ATGAAACCATCACGATTCCGCGCCGCCGCCCTGCTGCTGACGCTGACCGGCGCCACCGTCGCCCAGGCGCACATGCCCTATGTGCTGCCGACCCTGTTCGACGTGGGGAAGGGCGACCATATCACCGTCCAGTCCGCCTTCGCCGAGGACGCCTTCCTGCCCGAAGTCGCCATGCGCGACGCGCCCTTCCATCTGGTCGGGCCGGAGGGGACGGATCTGCCGATCGGCCCCGTCACCCATTTGCGCGACCTCAGCATCTTCGAAGCGGCGATTCCCGCCAACGGCACCTATCGCGTCACCACCGGCCAGCGCGCCGGGCGCAAGGGCAAGATGTTCAGGCAGGGCGACACATGGCAGATGCGCGGCGAAGGCGGCGAGCCGCCCGCCAATGCCGAACAGGTCGATGTACAGAGCATGACCCTGGCCGAAGCCTATGTGACGCGCGGCCAGCCGACCGATACGGCGTTGAAACCGCTTGGCAAGGGGCTGGAAATCCAGGCGATCACCCATCCCAACACTATCGTCGCGGGATCGGACGCCCGCTTCGCGCTGCTGTTCGACGGCAAGCCCTTGCCACAAGCCGACATCACCCTGTTCCGCAGCGCCGGCCTGTATGACGGGCGCAAGGTAGCGGCCCAGGTCAGGAGCGGCGCCGACGGCCGGTTTAGCCTGAAGCCGGAAGATGCCGGCACCTATCTGATCCTGGTGCGTCATCGCGGGCCGGCACCGGCCGGGGCCGAAACGCCCTATCGCAGCTACACCTACACCCTGACCTTCGACGCGGCCTGA
- a CDS encoding TonB-dependent receptor — protein sequence MKKTRPMLLLGTALIAAPIQAWAQDDADSPDVTRMTLDRMVISAGTEKVAIDTPQAVSVLDQEDIDQIQATTIGDLLEGMPGVNVQGGVGQLGQGFNIRGMGTAIGDSDNRILLTVDGVTKFYEQYRMGALFTEPELYKRVEVLRGPASSTLYGAGALAGVINFTTKDASDFLSDGDPLAVRLKAATETNAEAHTLSGIVAAQPVEGVELLGSYNYRRSDDYKSGNGETVAASATLSDSWLVKGRVSIGGNRKHAIWASYQDWISDAPQVYDQISAATGASLMRRRVHDKTAVLGYDNDFDGSKLFNVEAQVAYSLSKVHQTETNFLGPLAYSDFSYESWQAKVQNTSEFDLGGDWKTFLILGGQWSLQERRNPRVATNGTVTPGAGTHPEGDMTRYGLYGQLEIVWSDKLTIMPGVRVDWNDLKSGATVVGGTVLTDKVKDSGVSPKLAALYNLTPWFGLFGSVARTVRMPNVDEIFTRSATRPNNPDLRPEKSDNYEVGFTFSFDDTLGKGDRFRAKTTLFQNDVKDLIVNVAAATGTPYFQNINRSRFKGLEVEAEYGVGGFFARGNASFIDGKNRLTGDYLNTIPANDYRLTLGYADAATGLSGGWTGEFAERQDKVTPGSFASAGSGLPTPGYSVHNLFFAFKPQSGPAKGFEFRIAVDNVFDKQYRRHLSALAAEGQNFKFTVANTF from the coding sequence ATGAAGAAGACCAGACCGATGCTGCTGTTGGGGACCGCGCTGATCGCCGCGCCGATCCAGGCCTGGGCGCAGGATGACGCGGATAGTCCGGACGTCACGCGCATGACGCTCGACCGCATGGTCATCTCCGCCGGCACGGAAAAGGTCGCGATCGACACGCCCCAGGCGGTCAGCGTCCTGGATCAGGAGGATATCGACCAGATCCAGGCGACGACGATCGGCGACCTGCTGGAAGGGATGCCGGGCGTCAACGTCCAGGGCGGCGTCGGTCAACTCGGTCAGGGCTTCAACATTCGTGGCATGGGCACCGCGATCGGCGACAGCGACAATCGCATCCTGTTGACCGTCGATGGCGTCACCAAATTCTACGAACAATATCGGATGGGCGCGCTTTTCACGGAGCCTGAACTCTACAAGCGGGTCGAAGTGCTGCGCGGTCCCGCCTCATCGACCCTCTATGGCGCAGGCGCGCTGGCGGGCGTCATCAACTTCACGACCAAGGATGCGTCCGATTTTCTGAGCGATGGCGATCCGCTGGCGGTGCGGCTGAAGGCCGCTACCGAAACCAATGCGGAGGCGCACACCCTGTCGGGCATCGTCGCCGCGCAGCCGGTGGAGGGCGTCGAACTGCTGGGCAGCTATAATTACCGCCGCAGCGACGATTATAAGAGCGGCAATGGCGAGACCGTCGCAGCCTCCGCCACCCTGTCCGATAGCTGGCTGGTCAAGGGTCGCGTGTCGATCGGCGGCAACAGGAAACACGCCATCTGGGCCAGCTACCAGGACTGGATCAGCGACGCGCCGCAGGTCTATGACCAGATTTCCGCCGCCACCGGCGCTTCCCTCATGCGCCGCCGCGTTCACGACAAGACCGCCGTGCTCGGCTATGACAACGACTTCGACGGCAGCAAGCTCTTCAATGTGGAGGCGCAGGTCGCCTATTCCCTGTCGAAAGTGCACCAGACCGAAACCAATTTCCTCGGCCCGCTCGCTTATTCCGATTTCTCCTATGAAAGCTGGCAGGCGAAGGTTCAAAATACCAGCGAGTTCGATCTGGGCGGCGACTGGAAGACCTTCCTGATTCTGGGTGGCCAGTGGAGCTTGCAGGAACGTCGCAATCCGCGCGTCGCCACCAATGGCACCGTGACGCCGGGTGCGGGCACGCATCCCGAAGGCGACATGACGCGCTATGGTCTTTATGGGCAGTTGGAGATCGTCTGGTCGGACAAGCTGACCATCATGCCGGGCGTGCGCGTCGATTGGAACGACCTAAAGTCTGGCGCCACGGTGGTCGGCGGCACGGTTCTCACCGACAAGGTCAAGGATAGCGGCGTTTCGCCCAAGCTGGCCGCCCTCTACAATCTGACGCCCTGGTTCGGCCTGTTCGGTTCGGTGGCGCGTACCGTGCGGATGCCCAATGTCGACGAAATCTTCACTCGCTCCGCCACCCGGCCCAACAATCCAGACCTGCGGCCCGAAAAATCGGACAATTATGAAGTCGGCTTCACTTTCTCCTTCGACGACACGCTGGGCAAGGGTGACCGGTTCCGCGCCAAGACCACCCTGTTCCAGAATGACGTCAAGGATCTGATCGTCAATGTCGCGGCGGCCACGGGGACGCCCTATTTCCAGAACATAAACCGCTCCCGCTTCAAGGGGCTGGAGGTCGAGGCCGAATATGGTGTCGGCGGCTTCTTCGCGCGCGGCAATGCCTCCTTCATCGACGGCAAGAATCGCCTGACGGGCGATTATCTGAATACCATTCCGGCCAACGACTATCGCCTGACCCTGGGCTATGCCGATGCGGCGACCGGGCTGTCGGGCGGCTGGACGGGCGAGTTTGCCGAGCGGCAGGACAAGGTGACGCCCGGCAGCTTCGCCTCGGCCGGGTCGGGCCTGCCGACGCCGGGCTACAGCGTCCATAATCTCTTCTTCGCCTTCAAGCCGCAGAGCGGCCCGGCCAAGGGGTTCGAGTTCCGCATCGCCGTGGATAACGTCTTCGACAAGCAATATCGCCGCCACCTCTCGGCGCTCGCGGCGGAAGGGCAGAACTTCAAGTTCACCGTGGCGAACACATTCTGA
- a CDS encoding energy transducer TonB, whose product MARAAHPFRIGGPAAASLLVNGLLIAALLNLGMGHVSRRTESPALTVLSLALLKGVEQGQERAEAAAPSASAAATVPPPPVEPPPPPSPSVVVPMAPPIVAVPSRIALSTPIQPAAPAASQAATSTLSARPSAVAATSSAAAATARRGVADGLDVKAPSGTSRSYATKIRSWLYAHKIYPRRARMRREEGRVQVRFVLDRAGLLLEGTIVQGSGNAVLDEEAAAMMRRASPYPRAPAELPGERIEFTVPIEFILPA is encoded by the coding sequence ATGGCACGGGCGGCGCACCCTTTCCGCATCGGTGGACCGGCGGCGGCTTCGCTGCTGGTCAACGGGCTGCTGATCGCGGCGCTGCTCAATCTGGGGATGGGACATGTCAGCCGGCGCACCGAATCACCGGCGCTGACGGTCCTGTCGCTGGCCCTGCTCAAGGGGGTGGAGCAGGGTCAGGAGAGGGCGGAGGCAGCGGCGCCCAGTGCGTCGGCCGCTGCCACCGTCCCGCCGCCGCCCGTCGAACCACCGCCCCCGCCATCGCCGTCGGTCGTTGTGCCTATGGCCCCTCCGATCGTGGCCGTGCCGTCCCGTATCGCGCTGTCCACGCCGATCCAGCCGGCGGCTCCGGCCGCCAGCCAGGCGGCAACGTCCACGCTATCGGCCCGGCCATCGGCGGTTGCGGCAACGTCTTCCGCCGCTGCGGCCACAGCACGGCGCGGCGTTGCGGATGGGCTGGACGTCAAGGCGCCGTCCGGCACCAGCCGCAGCTATGCCACCAAGATACGTTCCTGGCTCTATGCCCATAAAATCTACCCGCGCCGCGCCCGGATGCGGCGGGAGGAGGGGCGGGTGCAGGTGCGCTTCGTCCTCGATCGCGCCGGCCTGTTGCTGGAGGGGACGATTGTTCAGGGATCGGGCAATGCAGTGCTGGACGAAGAGGCGGCAGCGATGATGCGGCGCGCCTCGCCCTATCCGCGCGCGCCTGCCGAACTGCCCGGCGAACGGATCGAGTTTACCGTGCCGATCGAGTTCATCCTGCCGGCCTGA